Proteins from a genomic interval of Streptomyces sp. NBC_01445:
- the hemQ gene encoding hydrogen peroxide-dependent heme synthase: protein MSDDAPAKIPNAGKKAKDLNEVIRYTLWSVFKLRDVLPEDRAGYADEVQELFDQLAAKDVTVRGTYDVSGLRADADVMVWWHAETADQLQEAYNLFRRTKLGRALEPVWSNMALHRPAEFNRSHIPAFLADETPRNYVSVYPFVRSYDWYLLPDEDRRRMLADHGKMARGYPDVRANTVASFSLGDYEWLLAFEADELYRIVDLMRHLRASEARMHVREEVPFYTGRRKSVAELVEGLA, encoded by the coding sequence ATGAGTGACGACGCCCCCGCCAAGATCCCGAACGCAGGCAAGAAGGCCAAGGACCTCAATGAGGTCATCCGCTACACCCTGTGGTCCGTCTTCAAGCTCCGAGACGTCCTCCCCGAGGACCGGGCCGGCTACGCCGACGAGGTCCAGGAGCTCTTCGACCAGCTCGCCGCGAAGGACGTGACGGTCCGCGGCACGTACGACGTGTCGGGCCTGCGCGCGGACGCCGACGTCATGGTCTGGTGGCACGCGGAGACCGCGGACCAGCTCCAGGAGGCGTACAACCTCTTCCGCCGCACGAAGCTGGGGCGCGCCCTCGAGCCGGTCTGGTCGAACATGGCGCTGCACCGCCCCGCCGAGTTCAACCGCTCGCACATCCCGGCCTTCCTCGCCGACGAGACGCCCCGCAACTACGTGAGCGTCTACCCGTTCGTGCGCTCCTACGACTGGTACCTGCTGCCCGACGAGGACCGCCGCCGCATGCTCGCGGACCACGGCAAGATGGCCCGCGGCTACCCGGACGTCCGCGCCAACACCGTCGCCTCCTTCTCGCTGGGCGACTACGAGTGGCTCCTCGCCTTCGAGGCCGACGAGCTGTACCGCATCGTCGACCTGATGCGTCACCTGCGCGCCTCCGAGGCCCGTATGCACGTCCGCGAGGAGGTCCCGTTCTACACGGGCCGCCGCAAGAGCGTCGCCGAACTGGTCGAGGGTCTCGCGTAG
- a CDS encoding DUF4349 domain-containing protein has protein sequence MRISGTTGKRPGRRGMRAAGAVLLVAALALTGCSAGASDSGDSAKAAGGDAAAADRGSAQEAGGEQSDAKSSRREPPKLAGVHIIRTATLTVQVKDVPQALDQARTAAEDAGGIVGNESTDRDGRGHERSRVVLRVPQERYEQVLSDLAGSGRLIERNVKAQDVTDQVVDVESRVKSQRASVARVRELMDKATKLSDVVALEGELSTRESDLEALLAQQASLKDRTSLATITLSLTETPVKPAGHKDDDPGFTDAVAGGWGAFVTMLRWVAVAVGAVLPFAVVGGLLVFLWLRLVRPRLPRRATTASQPLTTALGPLPAHPPAGERGEEE, from the coding sequence ATGCGGATATCAGGCACCACAGGAAAGCGGCCGGGGCGCCGCGGGATGCGGGCGGCCGGCGCCGTCCTGCTCGTGGCGGCGCTCGCGCTCACGGGGTGCAGCGCCGGCGCCTCGGACAGCGGGGACTCCGCCAAGGCCGCGGGCGGCGACGCGGCCGCCGCCGACCGGGGCTCCGCGCAGGAGGCGGGCGGAGAACAGTCGGACGCGAAGTCGTCCCGGCGCGAGCCGCCCAAGCTCGCCGGCGTCCACATCATCCGCACGGCGACGCTCACCGTGCAGGTCAAGGACGTCCCGCAGGCGCTCGACCAGGCACGCACGGCGGCAGAGGACGCGGGCGGCATCGTCGGCAACGAGTCGACCGACCGCGACGGCAGGGGACATGAGCGTTCCCGTGTCGTCCTGCGCGTGCCGCAGGAGCGCTACGAGCAGGTCCTCTCGGACCTCGCGGGCTCGGGCCGGCTCATCGAGCGGAACGTGAAGGCGCAGGACGTCACCGACCAGGTCGTCGACGTGGAGAGCCGCGTCAAGTCGCAGCGGGCGAGCGTGGCGCGGGTGCGCGAGCTGATGGACAAGGCGACGAAGCTGAGCGATGTGGTCGCCCTGGAAGGGGAGTTGAGCACCCGCGAGTCCGATCTGGAGGCCCTGCTCGCGCAGCAGGCGTCCCTCAAGGACCGCACGAGCCTCGCGACGATCACGCTGTCACTGACCGAGACCCCGGTGAAACCGGCGGGGCACAAGGACGACGACCCGGGGTTCACCGACGCGGTCGCGGGCGGCTGGGGAGCGTTCGTGACGATGCTGCGCTGGGTCGCCGTGGCCGTCGGCGCCGTGCTGCCGTTCGCCGTGGTGGGCGGCCTGCTGGTCTTCCTGTGGCTGCGCCTGGTGCGCCCGCGGCTGCCGCGCAGGGCCACCACTGCCTCACAGCCGTTGACGACGGCGCTCGGCCCGCTGCCCGCGCATCCGCCGGCCGGGGAGCGGGGCGAGGAGGAGTGA
- the hemG gene encoding protoporphyrinogen oxidase yields MREADTGTGTGQAPRAVVIGGGIAGLAAAHRLLAAGAQVTVLEASGRLGGKLRAGEIAGVRVDLGAESMLARRPEAVDLAREVGLGDRLQPPGTATASLWTRGALRPMPKGHVMGVPGTAAALSGVLSDEGLARIEQDRDLPATEFGDDVAVGAYVAERLGREVVDRLVEPLLGGVYAGDAYRISMRSAVPQLFEEARSHRSLTEAVRAIQERAARNQQTGPVFMGIEGGIGQLPLAVADSVRARGGEILLDSPARGLRRTPDGWEVRVDDRVIEADAVVLAVPAQKAARLLDTESPAAAAELRTVEYASMALITLAFRRDEAHLPEGSGFLVPPVDGHTIKASTFASNKWGWIAAEDPGLVVVRTSVGRYQDEKDLARDDDGLVEVSRHDLREATGLSATPVATRVTRWHEGLPQYPVGHHARVARIRGHVAKIPGLAVCGAAYDGVGIPACIASAYAAVDQLDGDLTGVEELTANPVQSLHGGAGE; encoded by the coding sequence ATGCGCGAAGCGGACACAGGTACGGGAACGGGACAGGCCCCGAGGGCGGTCGTCATCGGTGGTGGCATCGCGGGGCTCGCCGCGGCTCACCGGCTGCTCGCGGCGGGCGCGCAGGTCACCGTCCTGGAGGCGTCGGGCCGGCTCGGCGGCAAGCTGCGCGCCGGTGAGATCGCGGGCGTACGGGTCGACCTCGGCGCCGAGTCGATGCTCGCCCGGCGCCCCGAGGCCGTGGACCTCGCCCGCGAGGTCGGGCTCGGAGACCGGCTCCAGCCGCCGGGCACGGCGACGGCCTCGCTCTGGACCAGGGGCGCGCTGCGCCCGATGCCGAAAGGCCATGTGATGGGCGTCCCCGGCACCGCCGCCGCACTCTCCGGGGTCCTGTCCGACGAGGGCCTGGCCCGCATCGAGCAGGACCGCGACCTGCCCGCCACCGAGTTCGGCGACGACGTCGCCGTCGGCGCGTACGTCGCCGAGCGCCTCGGCCGCGAGGTCGTCGACCGGCTCGTGGAGCCGCTGCTCGGCGGCGTCTACGCGGGCGACGCGTACCGCATCTCGATGCGCAGCGCCGTCCCCCAGCTCTTCGAGGAGGCCCGCAGCCACCGCTCCCTGACCGAGGCCGTCCGCGCGATCCAGGAGCGCGCGGCGCGGAACCAGCAGACCGGCCCCGTCTTCATGGGCATCGAGGGCGGCATCGGACAGCTCCCGCTCGCCGTCGCCGACTCGGTGCGCGCGCGGGGCGGCGAGATCCTCCTCGACAGCCCCGCCCGCGGCCTGCGCCGCACCCCCGACGGCTGGGAGGTCCGGGTCGACGACCGGGTCATCGAGGCCGACGCCGTCGTCCTCGCCGTGCCCGCGCAGAAGGCCGCCCGGCTCCTCGACACCGAGTCGCCGGCGGCCGCCGCCGAGCTGCGCACCGTCGAGTACGCGTCGATGGCCCTGATCACCCTCGCGTTCCGGCGCGACGAGGCGCACCTGCCGGAGGGCTCCGGCTTCCTCGTGCCGCCGGTCGACGGCCACACGATCAAGGCGTCCACGTTCGCCTCGAACAAGTGGGGGTGGATCGCGGCCGAGGACCCCGGCCTGGTCGTCGTACGCACCTCCGTGGGCCGCTACCAGGACGAGAAGGACCTCGCGCGCGACGACGACGGGCTCGTCGAGGTGTCGCGCCACGATCTGCGGGAGGCCACCGGGCTGAGTGCCACGCCCGTCGCCACGCGCGTCACGCGCTGGCACGAGGGCCTGCCCCAGTACCCCGTCGGCCACCACGCGCGCGTGGCGCGGATCCGCGGCCACGTCGCCAAGATCCCCGGACTTGCCGTGTGCGGGGCGGCGTACGACGGCGTCGGCATCCCGGCCTGCATCGCGAGCGCCTACGCCGCCGTCGACCAGCTGGACGGCGACCTGACCGGCGTGGAGGAGCTCACCGCGAACCCGGTGCAGAGTCTGCACGGCGGCGCGGGAGAATAG
- a CDS encoding alpha/beta hydrolase, which produces MRAAPAVYAAAGSLVLTALVAAPGRADTQTAPDTAELRGTAVAAARASATGIAFGACAAAEHLPDYIKCGTVSVPLDYAHPDGEQIKLTVSRVKATGTTAPKGGRPVRRQGSVVFNPGGPGASGMYFPLVGLMPQWKRIASAYDLVGYAPRGVGRSAPLSCADPKRFAKAPTQAPTHPSASYKLERIAQAKAYARGCAKNAGGALRHYTTLNNARDLDVLRAGLGERKLNFMGSSYGTYFGAVYATLFPTHVRRMVFDSAVNPDPKQIWYTNNLVQSVAFERRWADFRRWVAKHDKTYHLGATAADVQQSYEKVRARLASEPVGGTVGPGQLQAAYLQAGYYDDYWAMRASALSEYLKGNPKPLAEQAAPQTAAASENENSAAVYTAVECNDSAWPTDFRVWDRDNTELARHAPFETWDNAWMNLPCAYWPAPRQRPVDVRTAPGALPPTLILAAERDAATPYEGARELWRRLPGSVLVTERGAGTHGIAAGPNKCVNSHLDAYLMEGRVPVTRAASCAPHSEPAPLAVD; this is translated from the coding sequence ATGAGAGCAGCCCCCGCCGTATACGCGGCCGCCGGATCCCTGGTCCTGACCGCCCTCGTCGCCGCCCCCGGCCGCGCCGACACCCAGACCGCGCCCGACACCGCCGAGCTGCGCGGCACAGCCGTCGCCGCCGCCCGCGCCTCGGCCACCGGGATCGCCTTCGGCGCCTGCGCCGCCGCGGAGCACCTCCCGGACTACATCAAGTGCGGCACGGTCTCCGTCCCCCTCGACTACGCCCACCCCGACGGCGAGCAGATCAAGCTCACCGTCAGCCGCGTGAAGGCCACCGGCACGACGGCGCCGAAGGGCGGCAGGCCGGTCCGCAGGCAGGGCTCCGTCGTCTTCAACCCGGGCGGCCCGGGCGCGTCCGGCATGTACTTCCCCCTCGTCGGGCTGATGCCGCAGTGGAAGCGCATCGCCTCCGCGTACGACCTCGTCGGCTACGCGCCGCGCGGTGTCGGCCGCTCGGCCCCGCTTTCCTGCGCGGACCCGAAGCGGTTCGCGAAGGCCCCCACGCAGGCGCCGACGCACCCCTCCGCCTCGTACAAGCTGGAGCGGATCGCGCAGGCCAAGGCGTACGCGCGGGGATGCGCGAAGAACGCCGGGGGCGCGCTGCGGCACTACACGACGCTCAACAACGCCCGCGACCTGGACGTGCTGCGCGCCGGGCTCGGCGAGCGGAAGCTGAACTTCATGGGGTCGTCCTACGGCACGTACTTCGGGGCCGTGTACGCGACGCTCTTCCCCACGCATGTGCGCCGCATGGTCTTCGACTCGGCCGTGAACCCCGACCCGAAGCAGATCTGGTACACCAACAACCTCGTGCAGTCGGTGGCCTTCGAGCGGCGCTGGGCGGACTTCCGGCGGTGGGTGGCCAAGCACGACAAGACGTACCACCTGGGCGCGACCGCCGCCGACGTACAGCAGAGCTACGAGAAGGTCAGGGCGCGGCTCGCGAGCGAGCCGGTGGGCGGCACCGTCGGCCCCGGCCAGCTCCAGGCCGCATACCTCCAGGCCGGGTACTACGACGACTACTGGGCGATGCGGGCGTCCGCGCTGTCCGAGTATCTGAAGGGCAATCCGAAGCCGCTCGCCGAGCAGGCCGCGCCGCAGACCGCGGCGGCCTCCGAGAACGAGAACAGCGCCGCCGTCTACACGGCCGTCGAGTGCAACGACTCGGCGTGGCCCACCGACTTCCGCGTCTGGGACCGCGACAACACCGAGCTCGCGCGCCACGCCCCGTTCGAGACGTGGGACAACGCCTGGATGAACCTGCCCTGCGCGTACTGGCCCGCCCCGCGCCAGCGCCCCGTCGACGTACGGACCGCCCCCGGCGCGCTGCCTCCGACCCTGATCCTGGCCGCCGAGCGGGACGCGGCCACCCCGTACGAGGGTGCCCGTGAGCTGTGGCGCAGGCTTCCGGGGTCGGTCCTGGTCACGGAGCGCGGCGCGGGCACCCACGGCATCGCCGCCGGCCCGAACAAGTGCGTGAACAGCCACCTCGACGCGTATCTGATGGAGGGGCGGGTCCCGGTGACCCGCGCCGCGTCCTGCGCCCCGCACTCCGAACCGGCGCCGCTCGCCGTGGACTGA